The Mucilaginibacter rubeus genomic interval AACGCAGGTATATAGGGCCAATTTTCCAACCGGAAATGAGCCGCAATTAAAATTAAATGTAAGGTCATGATAATAATTCAAGCTAAAAAATGAGATAATAGGTATCCTGGCCGGGAGCCCGGCATTAGCTTGGATCAGATCAAAAGAGCTTTGTTGGAAATATAGATCGGTTGGCTGTGCAGAAAAGGCGGCCCTGTGGGCCTTGGCCAGCTGATCCTACTCGTAATATGTAATGGGATATACAGAGCGGTATCAGCTTGCAGAATTGCAGTGGCCACATCTGCAGGTCGAAAGGTAAAATGAGCATGGGCTTTTGCATTTTCTTTGACTACATAGGTGCCATGGTGATAGCAGCAATTACAATCGCCCTTTTTGCAGTCCTCATCACTTTCCTTTTCATCATGAGTATGATCGTTGCCCGAAACAAACGCTTCACCATTCTTTGCTAATTGAACATAAAAATAATCCGTCGCGCAATGGAGCAGACATGCATAAGCGCCTGTTGAAAGCAACAGGTAAAATGATGTCATTATTAAAGCACAGATCTTTCTCATGAAGTACTTCCAGGCTAAAGGTATAAAAAAACAAATTCAGAATTTGATTCGTCGCACTTTTCGTTTTTAAAAGCTATGCCCTGTTGTTAGAAATTAAGAAATTTCATTCCATTTAGCAAACTCCCGGGAACGAAACTAAATGTGATATGGACAAAGCACCTGAATTTCCGCATAATAGCGTTGCAGCTTCCGCAATTTCATGTGTCTCCGCTTGTATTATCAAATGTTAAAATGAACTGTTTATTTGACGACCGAAGCTGAAATTCTGTTTAGCTTAAATGGGCTTTTCGGTAAGCAGAGGCGGTTTGACCATGGTTATTCCTAAACATCTTATTCAAATGGCTCTCATCTGTAAAGCCCATTTCGTCAGCAATTTCAGAAACCGTTAAACTGCTGTAACGCAGACGCGATTCTATAAGATTTAATCTGTATTGATTGATGTAAGCTTTTAATGTGTATCCGGTTTGCTGTTTAAAATTGCGGTTCAAATGATCAGGTGTTTTATGAAATGCTTTGGCCAGCATTTCTATTTTAAGCCGATCCTTATCATAAATATGTTGCTGAACATACGTTGTAACCTCATGAACAACATTCTTTAAACCTCTGTTTTTTAGTTCGCCCGCAATATTTTCCTGTATCCGCCTTGCGATCAGGTTAAGTAGTAGAAAAACGATATTCTGAATAATGATGCCACTATAAATTCGGTCGTGTTCTTTTTCAGCAGTAAGCTGGAATACCAATTTTTCGGTTAGCTCCGCTTCCTCGCTCGCCATTTCGATATGGCCTTTCGTGTTCTGGTGATTATGAAAAACATATTCCATATTGATAAAGAACTCACCAATTTCCGCCCGATCCATCTCCTTGCGCTTTCTTTTGGAAAACAGTTCTTTGGTGAAGTCTATGATACAACAGTATGTCCTTGTCTCTATTTTGAAGGTATGCGTATCCTCCGGCGTTAGCAGATACAGGTTTCCTTTCTGGTATTGATAATGATTATCATTGATGGTATGCACCCCGTTACCCTCCATGATATACAATAACTCAAAGTAGTGGTGACGATGTATCGGAGAGACTGATGAATGTATCTCTTTTGATATTATTTCTATATCCTGAAATAGTGGCATCAACAAAAGTACCGAAAAAAGCCGGTTTTTTACCTATGTAGGCATTTGTCTTAAAGATAATTTTGTACCTGTAAATTACATGGAAGAATCAATACAAACACCTTACGATACAAGACAGCTTAATGAGATCATTAAGCACAGGAGAAGTATTTATCCTTATCAGTACATTAAAGGCAAACAGGTGCCCGAAGAGATCGTCAGGCAGATATTAGAGAATGCTATTCGCGCGCCTAACCATAAACAGACCGAACCCTGGCGCTTTAAAGTGTTTTCAGGTGAGGGTTTGAAATATTTCGGCGATCTGCAGGCCAGCCTTTATAATCAGTTTGCCGGAGAATCTTTCAACGAGGACAGGCATCGTAAAATGCGGGAATATCCTTTGATGTCTTCTCATGTGATATCCATCGGTATGCGACGGGACGATACCGGAAAACTTCCCGAGAATGAAGAAATAGAAGCCGTTGCTTGCGCTGTGCAAAACATGTTCCTTTCTGTGACCGCCTATGGTTTAGGTTCGTATTGGACAAGTGCAGGTATCACTTATTTCGAAGAAGCCAAACCGTACTTTGACTTACAACGCAAAGATAAATTGCTTGGTTTTTTTTATATCGGATATCCTGCTAAAACCATAACTGGAGTATCGAAAAGAAATCCTTTGGAGGTTAGTACCGAATGGATTAGTGATAACCGGGACGATTTGCAGGAATTGCTGGCAAGGAACGAAACAGTGGCCCATACAAAATCAGTCAAAGAAACAATGGATGTACATGAGCATACCATAGACTATGAAAATACCAGCCGATGGGTTGTTTACTTAACGGTAGCTACCATGTTACTGGAGATCGGAGTCGGATACTATGCCAATTCTATGGCACTGACAGCCGAAGGCTGGCACATGTCTACCCACGTATTCGCCATTGGGCTTACCTGGCTCGCATACCTTTTTAGCCGCAGGTACGGGCAGTCGGGAAGGCATAGTTTCCAGCAAGACAAGGTGCTGTCACTTTCAGGGTTCACAAGCGCCATCGTTTTACAGATCATCGCCATTATTATGGCTATCGAATCAATTGACAGGTTGATACACCCGGTGCCGGTAAAATTCAGTGAAGCTATCATTGTCGCCGTGATCGGTTTGATCGTAAATGCAATTAGCGCTAGAATGTTGCATCAGGGAAACGGGCATCATGACGATAATATCAGGGCCGCCTATATTCATGTACTGGCGGACGGATTAACCAGCCTAACGGCTATTGTGACTTTGGGGTTTGGCTGGTATTACAATTTATATTGGCTTGACGCGGCAAGCGGATTGATCGGCGCTATCGTTATTACCAGCTGGGCTGTACAGCTAATCAAAAATTCCGGCGGCAAATTGATCGATTACGCCAAAGTCCTTAAATAGCCTGTGTTATGAACAAATATTTCTTTTACGCAACGAACCATATTTTGCCGCCTTTAGCCAAACGGTGCGATATATACTATATTTGTGGTATGAGGCTTTGGATCAGCAGATTTTTCTTAATGACAGGACTTGTCCTGCTGCTGTATCATAATATTTGTGCACATCATCATAACGAGGATCATCATGATCACATCGAACATCATGATAACGATGTCCTTGAACATGCGAAAGTAGACCATATATTTTCTTCCCAAACTTATCATTTAGACGGTCTACAAGCCCTCGTGCCGGTATTGATCTTTAAGCCGGATTTGGTTTTTGGAGGATTTCCGCTGACCCTGTATATCCAGCCGGTTGTCAGCCCCGATGAGCCTTACCCTCCGGGTTGGGTGACTAACGAAACTATACTTCGCGGCCCTCCTGCAGACTGTTAACATACGCTGTTTTTACAGCGAAAGGCTATGCCTTGTATTTTTTTCCGACCATTAACAGTAATCTTTTTCTAAATGTTAAATAAAATTATTGAGTTTTCCGTACGGAATAAACTCATCGTTGGCCTTTTTATATTCGGCCTGATATGTTTTGGTATCTACGAAGTGAAACGCTTGCCGATAGATGCCGTACCTGACATTACCGATAACCAGGTACAGATCATCACCCGTGCCCCCGCATTGGGCGCACCTGATGTGGAACGCTTCATCTCCTTTCCGATTGAACAATCCTGCCGTAATATTCCTGATGTAAAAAAAATCCGCAGCTTTTCCCGCTTCGGCCTTTCGGTGGTGACCATTGTGTTTGATGAAAAAGCGGAGATCTATTGGGCAAGGCAGCAAGTCTCCGAGCGGCTTAACGATATTGCCAGCCAAATCCCAACAGCATATGGCAAACCGGAAATGGCACCCGTAACCACTGGTTTGGGTGAGATTTACCAATACTCCGTCCGCGCCAAAGCCGGATACGAAAAGAAATATGATGCGATGGCCTTGCGCACTATTCAGGACTGGATCGTCCGTAAACAGTTGTTGGGCCTACCCGGCGTTGCTGATGTGAGCAGTTTTGGCGGCTACCTTAAACAATATCAGATCTCAGTTGATCCGGCACGCCTGAAAGCAAATAATATTTCCATCGGCGAAGTGTTCACGGCTCTGCAAAAGAACAACAACAATACGGGTGGTGCTTATATTGAACGCGGACCTACAGTGCTATTTATCCGTAGTGAGGGTTTAGTCAGTTCATTGGAAGATATAGGGAACATTGTGGTGAAAAACCTGCCCAACGGCACACCGCTGTTAATCCGTGATATTGGTGAAGTAGGTTTAGATCATGCGACACGTTATGGTGCAATGACCTGGAACGGCCAGCAGGAAGTGTCCGGTGCCGTCGTTATGATGCTGAAAGGTGCGAATAGCAACGAAGTGATCAAAAACATTAAGGATAAGGTAGTGCAGATCCAAAAGACTTTACCGCAGGGTGTCGTGATCGACGCTTTTCTTGACCGTACGAAGATGGTAGATAATGCCATTGGTACGGTAGAACATAATTTGTTAGAGGGTATTGCCATTGTACTAATCGTACTGATCATCTTTCTGGGCAATTTCAGGGCGGCTCTTATCGTAGCCTCAGTTATCCCGCTGGCCATGCTAATCGCGGTTATTTTGATGAACCTCTTTGGCGTATCGGGTAACCTGATGAGTTTGGGCGCACTTGATTTTGGCCTGATCGTCGATGGTACGGTCATTATCGTGGAAGCCATCATGCACGAAATTCACCTGAAAAAGCGGGCCGCGGTCAGTCATGAAGAAATGGATAACGACGTGATCAGCGTTTCGGCAAGGATGCGCAACGCGGCCATATTTGGAGAACTTATTATCCTGATCGTTTATATACCAATTTTCACCTTGCAGGGTATTGAAGGCAAGATGTTCAAGCCGATGGCACAGACAGTTGCTTTTGCTTTAATCGGGGCCTTTATCCTTTCCCTGACCTATGTACCAGTAATAAGCAGTTTATCTTTAAGCCGTAAGCAAAAGAATACGATGAACTGGTCAGATCAGATGATGAATTTTTTCCAGCGGCATTATCATTACGCGTTAGTAAGGGTTGTCAAACACCCTAAAATGACCATTGGCATTGCCGCTATTGCCTTCATCGTATCAGTATTTGTACTGACCCGATTAGGCGGTGAATTTATACCTAAACTTGAAGAAGGAGATTTTGCGGTAGAAACCAGGGTATTGACCGGCAGCGGACTACAAACTTCGGTGCAGGCAATTAAACAAGGTTCTAAAATACTGCTATCCAAATTCCCCGAAGTGGAACAGGTGGTCGGTAAAACGGGCAGTTCGGAGATACCAACTGACCCGATGCCCATTGAAGCCAGCGATATGATGGTGATCCTGAAGGATAAGAGCAAATGGACAAATGCCAAAAGTTTTGATGAACTCACCGAAAAAATGTCGAAGGAACTGGAAGCAGTACCTGGTGTTACTTTTGGTTTCCAATACCCGGTACAAATGCGTTTCAATGAATTGATGACCGGTGCTCGCCAGGATGTGGTCTGTAAGATCTTTGGTGAGAACCTCGATACACTGGCCATCTTTGCTAAGAAGTTGGGCACTATAGCCGGGGGTATTAAAGGCGCACGGGATATTTATGTGGAAGCGGTTACCGGTATGCCCCAGATCGTTATCCGTTACAAACGTGCCGCTATTGCCGAATACGGGCTGAATGTAGAAGACATTAACAGGGTGGTTAATACCGCATTTGCAGGACAAAGCAGCGGCACCGTTTACGAAGGCGAAAAACGATTCGACCTGGTCGTAAGGCTGGCGGGTGAACAACGTAAGCAGTTAAGCGATGTGCAGGATATGCTGATCCCTACACCCACAGGCAGCCAGGTGCCTTTACAACAGGTCGCCGATGTAAAGATCGAAGAAGGCCCGAACCAAATTCAGCGCGAAGACGCGCAACGGCGGATAATTGTCGGCTTTAATGTTTTGGGACGGGATGTGCAAAGTATTGTGGAAGAATTGCAACAGAAGGTAAACAACCAGATCAAGCTGCCGCCGGGCTATTATACCACCTATGGCGGTGCTTTCGAGAACCTGAACGCAGCCAAACAGCGTTTGATGATCGCCGTACCGGTGTCCTTATTGCTCATTTTCCTGATGCTATATTTCGCGTTCGGTTCGATGAGACAAGGGCTGCTCATCTTCTCCGCCGTGCCTTTATCGGCAATTGGCGGGGTGATCGCATTGGTAATAAGAGGAATGCCGTTCAGTATCAGTGCCGGCGTGGGTTTTATTGCCCTTTTTGGCGTAGCTGTATTAAACGGATTGGTGCTGATATCTGAATTTAACCGGCTTAGAAAAGATGGCTGGGATAATTTACGAAACATTGTATTTGAAGGTACAAAATTACGCTTAAGGCCGGTTTTGATGACCGCCGCGGTGGCCTCTTTAGGTTTTCTTCCAATGGCATTAAGTAATGGCGCAGGTGCCGAAGTACAACGTCCTTTAGCTACGGTAGTGATCGGCGGTTTAATAACCGCGACGTTCCTGACCTTATTCGTGCTGCCTATTTTGTATATCCTGTTTGAAAAAGGAAAATCCATGAAAATACCTGTTAAATCTGCGGTGATCGTCTTACTCACTTCTTTAGGGTTGTTCGCCGGAAGCACGAAAGCACAAACACCGATCAGCCTGAAGGCGGCGATAGATACCGCCTTTAAAAATAACCTGAACCTGAAAAGCGAACGGCTGAATGCTGATTATTTGAAAAGAATTACCGGTACGGGCGTTACGATTCCCAAAACCAATATTACTGGCGAATACGGCCAGATTAATAGCGCTTATAATGACAACCGCCTATCGGTAGTGCAGTCTGTTAATTTCCCTACGGTTTACACCCGGCAAAAAGCTTTGCTCCATGCGGAATACCAGGCCGGGGAACTGAATGTAAATGTCAGAAAAAAAGAACTGGAACGGCAAGTTACCGAAAGCTTTTATAACATTCTCTACCTGAAACAGAAATTGAGTTTGTTATTAAGTGCAGACAGTACCTATGCGCTATTTGTTAAAAACGCCAACCTACGCTTTGATAAAGGGGAAAGTAATATCCTGGAGAAAACAACGGCTGAAACGCAACGGGGACAGATCGCCCGCCAAACAGAAATGGTAAACGCCGATTTGCTAATTGCTGATGACCGTTTCCGTGTACTGCTCAATACAGCCTCGGATTACCAGCCGGAAGCCAGGGAACTGAAACTGCCCTTACCTTTGGCAACAGATACAGCATTTAGCAACCATCCGCAGGTATTGTTGTTAGGCCAGCAGCAACAGGTCAGCAAGGCACAAACTGCTTTAGAGCGTTCAAAACTCTTGCCGGATCTAAACATGGGTTACTATAACCAAAGCTTTAACGGTATACAAACCGTAAACGGGATAAACCGGACTTATGATGGTAGCAATCGCTTTTCATCCGTTCAGTTAGGTGTTTCGGTGCCTTTGTTCTTCGGTGCGCAAAAGAATAAAATCAGTGCGTCCCGTATTAAAGAACAACAGGCACAGATAGATTACCTTTCGGGATTACAGGCTTTGCAAAACCGCTATAAACAGGCGGCGGCGGAAGTCGTCAAATACCAAAAGTTGACCGCTTATTATGAAAAGACAGGTTTGCCCAATGCCACCCTGATCTTAAAAACGGCCAACCTGCAATTTACGGCCGGGCAGGTCAATTATCTTGAATATACCTTGCTCATTAACCAGGCAACAGCATTACGCAGTGAATACACTGATGCGGTCAATAATCTTAACCAGGCCATTATTCAAATTAACGCTCTTCAAAACAGAACCAATGAAACCAGCAACTAAAACATACCTTTATAAGACTACGGCGCTCATAGCAGCATTAGCGCTGTTTTCCTGCGGTGGCAAAACGGTCGACAAAACGGCAACCAAAACCATGGAGAAGCCAAAGACCGAAAACATGACCACTGTTACGCTCACCGACGCGCAGATCAAAACCGCCGGCATAGATACCGGCCACGCAGGTAATCGCCCGGTAGCGACCTCATTAAAAGTTACCGGTGCCATTGATGTGCCACCACAAAATATGGTAAGTATCAGTTTCCCAATGGGTGGCTACTTAAAATCAAGTAAGCTGTTGCCGGGTATGCACGTAAGCCGTGGCGAAACTATTGCAATGATGGAAGACCAGCAATTTATCCAACTACAGCAGGATTTTTTAACCGCCAAAGCCAAACTGAATTTTGCGCAAAAGGACTTTGAGCGCCAGCGTGATCTGAACGTCAGCAAAGCCAATAGCGATAAGATCTTTCAGCAGGCACAGGCGGATTATGAAAGCCAGAAGATCATGGTCAGTTCGTTGGCGGAGAAGCTGCGTTTAATCGGTATGAACCCGGCTAAAGTAACAGATGGCACTATTACGAGAAGCGCAGCTATCCATTCACCTATTGATGGCTTTGTGAGCAAAGTGAACGTTAACATTGGTAAATATGTTAATCCGAGCGATGTTTTGTTCGAGATCGTTGACCCAAGGGACATCCATTTAGCTTTGGATGTGTTTGAAAAAGATGTAACCTTATTGCACCAGGGGCAAACCGTGATGGCTTATACCAACAGCAACCCGGAAAAAAAATACCGCTGTAAAATTGTACTGATTGGCAAAGACTTGACCGATCAGCGTAAAACGGTGGTGCATTGCCATTTTAAGCAATATGATAAAGACCTCTTGCCGGGCACGTTCATGAATGCCGAAATTGAAATTAATGCCAATCGTCCGTTGACCCTACCGGAAGATGCCATTGTAAACTATGAAAACAAAAGTTACGCTTTTAAGGTAAAGGGAAAGAACGCTTATGAGATCGTAGAAATAAAACCGGGGATAGCTAAAGATGGCTATGTAGAATTACTGGCGAATAGTTCAGAATTGCGCAACCAGACCTTTGTAATCAAAGGAGCTTACAGTTTATTAATGAAAATGAAGAATACCGGGGAAGATGAATAACAGCAAAAGCCGTAACTGGCTCTCGGCTTTTGCCGACACTTTCGTGGCACTAAAGAATAAAGTATTCGCAGGCTTGTACTTCGCCCAGTCGGTCAGTTTATTGGGTGATGCGGTGACCTGGGTAGGATTAGCGTTGTTGTCTTACCAGTTTGGAAAAGAAAAATCGGCGATCATTTTGGCCAGCGCTTTGACATTGCGGGTAACCGCATTTATTATTTTCTCTCCGTTCGTCGGTGTTCTGGCTGATCGGGTAAGCCGAAAGACTATATTGGTCACGACCCACTTTATTCGTATGGGTATCGTAGCCAGCCTGCCATTCGTACAAGCCGAATGGCAGATCTATACCTTAGTATTTGCGTTAAACGTGTTCAATGCCTTCTTTACACCAACTTACCGCGCGGTGATTCCGCAGGTGGTAGACAAGGAACATTATCGGCAGGCTGTAGGTTTATCTACGGCAACTTTCCAAATATTAGGTGTATTAGGGCCCGGCCTAGCGGGCATCCTGGCAATTTGGTTCGGCGCAAGGGAGATTTTTTTTATCGATGCGGGTTCATTTATTATAGCTGGCGTATTGATCCTGATGCTGCCTGCAGGTAAGC includes:
- a CDS encoding efflux RND transporter periplasmic adaptor subunit, translating into MKPATKTYLYKTTALIAALALFSCGGKTVDKTATKTMEKPKTENMTTVTLTDAQIKTAGIDTGHAGNRPVATSLKVTGAIDVPPQNMVSISFPMGGYLKSSKLLPGMHVSRGETIAMMEDQQFIQLQQDFLTAKAKLNFAQKDFERQRDLNVSKANSDKIFQQAQADYESQKIMVSSLAEKLRLIGMNPAKVTDGTITRSAAIHSPIDGFVSKVNVNIGKYVNPSDVLFEIVDPRDIHLALDVFEKDVTLLHQGQTVMAYTNSNPEKKYRCKIVLIGKDLTDQRKTVVHCHFKQYDKDLLPGTFMNAEIEINANRPLTLPEDAIVNYENKSYAFKVKGKNAYEIVEIKPGIAKDGYVELLANSSELRNQTFVIKGAYSLLMKMKNTGEDE
- a CDS encoding cation diffusion facilitator family transporter gives rise to the protein MEESIQTPYDTRQLNEIIKHRRSIYPYQYIKGKQVPEEIVRQILENAIRAPNHKQTEPWRFKVFSGEGLKYFGDLQASLYNQFAGESFNEDRHRKMREYPLMSSHVISIGMRRDDTGKLPENEEIEAVACAVQNMFLSVTAYGLGSYWTSAGITYFEEAKPYFDLQRKDKLLGFFYIGYPAKTITGVSKRNPLEVSTEWISDNRDDLQELLARNETVAHTKSVKETMDVHEHTIDYENTSRWVVYLTVATMLLEIGVGYYANSMALTAEGWHMSTHVFAIGLTWLAYLFSRRYGQSGRHSFQQDKVLSLSGFTSAIVLQIIAIIMAIESIDRLIHPVPVKFSEAIIVAVIGLIVNAISARMLHQGNGHHDDNIRAAYIHVLADGLTSLTAIVTLGFGWYYNLYWLDAASGLIGAIVITSWAVQLIKNSGGKLIDYAKVLK
- a CDS encoding CusA/CzcA family heavy metal efflux RND transporter; translation: MLNKIIEFSVRNKLIVGLFIFGLICFGIYEVKRLPIDAVPDITDNQVQIITRAPALGAPDVERFISFPIEQSCRNIPDVKKIRSFSRFGLSVVTIVFDEKAEIYWARQQVSERLNDIASQIPTAYGKPEMAPVTTGLGEIYQYSVRAKAGYEKKYDAMALRTIQDWIVRKQLLGLPGVADVSSFGGYLKQYQISVDPARLKANNISIGEVFTALQKNNNNTGGAYIERGPTVLFIRSEGLVSSLEDIGNIVVKNLPNGTPLLIRDIGEVGLDHATRYGAMTWNGQQEVSGAVVMMLKGANSNEVIKNIKDKVVQIQKTLPQGVVIDAFLDRTKMVDNAIGTVEHNLLEGIAIVLIVLIIFLGNFRAALIVASVIPLAMLIAVILMNLFGVSGNLMSLGALDFGLIVDGTVIIVEAIMHEIHLKKRAAVSHEEMDNDVISVSARMRNAAIFGELIILIVYIPIFTLQGIEGKMFKPMAQTVAFALIGAFILSLTYVPVISSLSLSRKQKNTMNWSDQMMNFFQRHYHYALVRVVKHPKMTIGIAAIAFIVSVFVLTRLGGEFIPKLEEGDFAVETRVLTGSGLQTSVQAIKQGSKILLSKFPEVEQVVGKTGSSEIPTDPMPIEASDMMVILKDKSKWTNAKSFDELTEKMSKELEAVPGVTFGFQYPVQMRFNELMTGARQDVVCKIFGENLDTLAIFAKKLGTIAGGIKGARDIYVEAVTGMPQIVIRYKRAAIAEYGLNVEDINRVVNTAFAGQSSGTVYEGEKRFDLVVRLAGEQRKQLSDVQDMLIPTPTGSQVPLQQVADVKIEEGPNQIQREDAQRRIIVGFNVLGRDVQSIVEELQQKVNNQIKLPPGYYTTYGGAFENLNAAKQRLMIAVPVSLLLIFLMLYFAFGSMRQGLLIFSAVPLSAIGGVIALVIRGMPFSISAGVGFIALFGVAVLNGLVLISEFNRLRKDGWDNLRNIVFEGTKLRLRPVLMTAAVASLGFLPMALSNGAGAEVQRPLATVVIGGLITATFLTLFVLPILYILFEKGKSMKIPVKSAVIVLLTSLGLFAGSTKAQTPISLKAAIDTAFKNNLNLKSERLNADYLKRITGTGVTIPKTNITGEYGQINSAYNDNRLSVVQSVNFPTVYTRQKALLHAEYQAGELNVNVRKKELERQVTESFYNILYLKQKLSLLLSADSTYALFVKNANLRFDKGESNILEKTTAETQRGQIARQTEMVNADLLIADDRFRVLLNTASDYQPEARELKLPLPLATDTAFSNHPQVLLLGQQQQVSKAQTALERSKLLPDLNMGYYNQSFNGIQTVNGINRTYDGSNRFSSVQLGVSVPLFFGAQKNKISASRIKEQQAQIDYLSGLQALQNRYKQAAAEVVKYQKLTAYYEKTGLPNATLILKTANLQFTAGQVNYLEYTLLINQATALRSEYTDAVNNLNQAIIQINALQNRTNETSN
- a CDS encoding AraC family transcriptional regulator, which translates into the protein MPLFQDIEIISKEIHSSVSPIHRHHYFELLYIMEGNGVHTINDNHYQYQKGNLYLLTPEDTHTFKIETRTYCCIIDFTKELFSKRKRKEMDRAEIGEFFINMEYVFHNHQNTKGHIEMASEEAELTEKLVFQLTAEKEHDRIYSGIIIQNIVFLLLNLIARRIQENIAGELKNRGLKNVVHEVTTYVQQHIYDKDRLKIEMLAKAFHKTPDHLNRNFKQQTGYTLKAYINQYRLNLIESRLRYSSLTVSEIADEMGFTDESHLNKMFRNNHGQTASAYRKAHLS